One Novosphingobium sp. EMRT-2 DNA segment encodes these proteins:
- a CDS encoding sarcosine oxidase subunit beta family protein: protein MKGRYSALAIARHALTGNRHWPEAWRSPEPRAAYDVVIVGGGGHGLATAYYLAKQHGITNVAVLEAGWIGGGNTGRNTTIVRSDYYYPESTAFFDHSVSLYEGLSRELNFNIMFSQRGQLVVAHSRHELDFQRRLVNAMALNGVDMRMLSREECYQRCPILNTRPDARYPILGGMWQGRAGTVRHDAVVWGYARAADRLGVDIIQQCAVTGIRRDPASGAVTGVETTRGPIGAGRVGVAVAGHSSVLADMAGFRLPLRSYALQAFVSEPLKPVLHTIASSNVLGVYVSQSDKGGLVIGGNADAYASYAQRGNLPTMEAALASLIELIPSFSRVRLLRQWAGIVDYAYDSSPVLGKSPVPGLFLNSGWGGGGFKAIPASGETFAHTVATGEPHPLIRAFSLDRFRDLALVDEAAAAGIAH from the coding sequence ATGAAAGGCCGCTATTCGGCCCTCGCGATCGCGCGCCACGCGCTGACCGGCAACCGGCACTGGCCGGAAGCCTGGCGCTCGCCCGAACCGCGCGCGGCTTATGACGTGGTGATCGTGGGCGGCGGCGGCCACGGACTGGCCACCGCCTATTACCTGGCCAAACAGCACGGCATCACCAACGTGGCCGTACTGGAAGCCGGCTGGATCGGCGGCGGCAATACCGGCCGCAACACCACGATCGTCCGTTCGGACTACTACTACCCCGAAAGCACGGCCTTCTTCGATCATTCGGTCAGCCTTTACGAGGGCCTTTCGCGCGAGTTGAACTTCAACATCATGTTCAGCCAGCGCGGGCAACTGGTGGTCGCCCACAGCCGGCACGAACTGGATTTCCAGCGCCGGCTGGTCAACGCGATGGCGCTGAACGGCGTGGATATGCGGATGCTTTCGCGCGAGGAGTGTTATCAGCGCTGCCCGATCCTCAACACCCGGCCGGATGCCCGCTACCCCATTCTGGGCGGGATGTGGCAGGGCCGCGCCGGCACTGTGCGGCATGACGCGGTGGTCTGGGGCTATGCCCGCGCCGCCGACCGGCTGGGCGTCGACATTATCCAGCAATGCGCGGTCACCGGCATCCGCCGCGATCCCGCCAGCGGCGCGGTAACCGGCGTGGAAACCACGCGCGGCCCGATCGGTGCGGGGCGCGTGGGCGTGGCCGTCGCCGGGCATTCCAGCGTGCTGGCCGACATGGCGGGCTTCCGCCTGCCGTTGCGCAGCTATGCCTTGCAGGCCTTCGTCTCGGAGCCTCTGAAGCCGGTCCTGCACACCATCGCCTCGTCCAACGTGCTGGGGGTCTATGTCAGCCAGTCGGACAAGGGCGGGCTGGTGATCGGGGGCAACGCCGACGCCTACGCCTCCTATGCCCAGCGCGGCAACCTGCCAACAATGGAGGCGGCACTGGCCTCGCTGATCGAGCTGATCCCGTCGTTCAGCCGCGTGCGGCTGCTGCGCCAGTGGGCCGGCATCGTCGATTATGCGTACGACAGTTCTCCGGTGCTGGGGAAAAGCCCGGTGCCCGGCCTGTTTCTCAACAGCGGCTGGGGCGGCGGCGGGTTCAAGGCCATTCCGGCGAGCGGCGAGACCTTTGCCCACACCGTCGCCACGGGAGAGCCGCACCCGCTGATCCGCGCCTTCTCGCTCGATCGCTTCCGCGATCTCGCGCTGGTCGATGAAGCCGCCGCCGCCGGGATCGCCCACTGA
- a CDS encoding sarcosine oxidase subunit delta, whose amino-acid sequence MLRIDCPWCGPRDEDEFVNGGDAHIDRPEPPEQVSPEDWAAYLFFHTNPKGVLAERWVHSFGCRRWFHALRDTVSHRILATYRPEAPRPDGVA is encoded by the coding sequence ATGCTGCGGATCGACTGCCCCTGGTGCGGCCCGCGCGACGAGGACGAGTTCGTCAACGGCGGCGATGCCCATATCGACCGGCCCGAACCGCCCGAGCAGGTCTCGCCTGAAGACTGGGCCGCATACCTGTTCTTCCACACCAATCCCAAGGGCGTGCTCGCGGAACGCTGGGTCCACAGCTTCGGCTGCCGACGCTGGTTCCACGCGCTGCGCGACACGGTGAGCCATCGCATCCTCGCCACCTACCGCCCCGAAGCGCCCCGGCCGGACGGCGTGGCATGA
- a CDS encoding 2Fe-2S iron-sulfur cluster-binding protein yields the protein MSGFRLPAGGDGIDRSRPLTFRYNGRTMQGFAGDTLASALLANGASIVGRGFKYHRPRGVIGTGFAETNALVQLGEGAALTPNVPATLVPLREGLVASSPTGWPSTRFDLGRLNDRLAALLSAGFYYKTFIWPNWHWFEPFIRRAAGFGTAPALPDPDRYEARERHVDVLVIGGGPAGLAAAEAAHAAGAKVLLMEADTRLSDPVPPGVEALTRTTALGYYDANFVTAVEEIDTGSLRQRLWKLRAGQVVIATGAFERPMLFANNDLPGVMLAGAVQTYVGRYGVAPGKAALFATAEDTAYAAAFAAQEAGLAVRAIVDLRPAPPLAEQARARGIPVHARSHVRAARGWSRVRGAVIDGPGGPQPIACDLIAVSGGWSPAVQLFSQSGGRTRHDPALGGFVPAQAAQPTHVCGLAAGLRDFDEAVASGRAAGLAAARRETPAATLPLSGPPATPLPPSGSPKRVFVDLQTDVTLADLEQATRENYRSVEHVKRYTVWGMGVDQGRLSGTNGVAALAQLRGDDPAALGTTKYRPPFAPVAIAALAADRPNGALFRPWQHLPAHDWHVDHGAAFEDFGHLRPSHYPLAGESMEAAARREALAVRGNVGIMDSSSFGKIELKGPEAGRFLDLISLGRPSTISVGRARYNLLCDELGVLLDDGVVARLAEDHFLLNASSAHAARVRGWIEDWHQCQWPLDLVTRDVTEEWAVLTVAGPKARDVVRAAGCTLPAASADFPHLSVAETTLGAHRVRVQRVSFTGELSYEIAIAAPQAGMLADRLWEAGQAFGMVPFGLEALDILRIEKGFIHVGTDTDGATIPADIGWGKPGQRDGDYLGKRSLLHPSASMAGRRQLVGLEPLERQVPLPVGGHVIGGSPHPSQGFVTSSCFSPALDRAIALGLLADGRGRYGETVEIWSEGRTFPARVVAPRFLDPEGVRLHV from the coding sequence ATGAGCGGGTTCCGGCTTCCCGCAGGCGGCGACGGGATCGACCGCAGCCGGCCGCTGACGTTCCGTTACAACGGGCGCACGATGCAGGGGTTTGCCGGCGATACGCTGGCGTCGGCGCTGCTCGCCAACGGCGCATCCATCGTCGGGCGCGGGTTCAAGTACCACCGCCCGCGCGGCGTGATCGGCACGGGCTTTGCCGAAACCAACGCGCTGGTGCAGCTGGGCGAAGGCGCGGCGCTGACGCCCAACGTGCCGGCCACACTGGTCCCGCTGCGCGAAGGGCTGGTAGCGTCCAGCCCCACCGGCTGGCCCTCCACGCGCTTCGACCTGGGCCGGCTCAACGACCGCCTGGCCGCGCTGCTGAGCGCCGGCTTTTACTACAAGACCTTCATCTGGCCGAACTGGCACTGGTTCGAACCGTTCATCCGCCGCGCGGCCGGCTTCGGCACCGCCCCGGCGCTGCCCGATCCGGACCGCTACGAAGCCCGCGAGCGCCATGTGGACGTGCTGGTCATAGGTGGCGGGCCGGCGGGCCTCGCGGCCGCCGAAGCGGCCCATGCGGCGGGCGCCAAGGTCCTGCTGATGGAAGCCGACACGCGCCTGTCTGACCCGGTGCCCCCGGGCGTGGAGGCCCTCACCCGCACTACGGCGCTCGGCTACTACGACGCGAACTTCGTGACCGCCGTCGAGGAGATCGACACCGGCAGTCTGCGCCAGCGGCTGTGGAAGCTGCGCGCCGGGCAGGTCGTGATCGCGACCGGCGCGTTCGAGCGGCCGATGCTATTCGCCAACAACGATCTGCCAGGCGTGATGCTGGCGGGCGCGGTACAGACCTACGTCGGTCGCTACGGCGTGGCGCCGGGCAAGGCCGCGCTGTTCGCGACCGCCGAGGACACCGCCTATGCGGCGGCTTTCGCCGCGCAGGAGGCTGGCCTTGCCGTCCGGGCGATCGTCGATCTGCGTCCCGCGCCGCCGCTGGCAGAGCAGGCGCGCGCGCGCGGGATACCCGTCCATGCCCGCAGCCACGTGCGCGCCGCACGGGGTTGGTCGCGCGTGCGTGGCGCGGTGATCGACGGGCCCGGCGGACCGCAGCCGATTGCCTGCGACCTGATCGCCGTTTCGGGCGGATGGTCACCGGCGGTGCAGCTGTTCAGCCAGTCGGGCGGCCGCACGCGCCACGATCCCGCGCTCGGCGGCTTCGTGCCTGCCCAGGCGGCGCAACCCACCCACGTCTGCGGCCTTGCCGCCGGACTGCGCGATTTTGACGAAGCGGTTGCCAGCGGGCGCGCCGCCGGGCTGGCCGCCGCGCGCAGGGAAACACCCGCCGCCACCCTGCCCCTTTCCGGCCCGCCTGCGACGCCGTTGCCGCCAAGCGGCAGCCCCAAGCGCGTGTTCGTGGACCTGCAGACCGATGTGACGCTGGCCGATCTCGAACAGGCCACGCGCGAGAACTACCGCTCGGTCGAACACGTCAAACGCTACACCGTATGGGGCATGGGCGTGGATCAGGGGCGCCTGAGCGGCACCAACGGCGTTGCCGCGCTGGCGCAACTGCGGGGCGACGATCCGGCCGCGCTGGGCACCACGAAGTACCGCCCGCCCTTCGCCCCGGTCGCCATCGCCGCGCTGGCCGCAGACCGCCCCAACGGCGCGCTGTTCCGCCCGTGGCAGCATCTGCCGGCGCACGACTGGCACGTCGATCATGGCGCGGCGTTCGAGGACTTTGGCCACCTGCGCCCGTCGCACTATCCGCTTGCCGGCGAGAGCATGGAAGCGGCGGCGCGGCGCGAGGCGCTGGCGGTGCGCGGCAACGTGGGCATCATGGACAGTTCCTCGTTCGGCAAGATCGAGCTGAAAGGCCCGGAAGCCGGCCGCTTCCTCGACCTGATCTCGCTTGGCCGCCCCAGCACGATCTCGGTGGGGCGCGCGCGCTACAACCTGCTCTGCGACGAGCTTGGCGTGCTGCTCGATGATGGCGTCGTCGCCCGCCTGGCCGAGGATCACTTCCTGCTCAACGCCAGCAGCGCCCATGCCGCACGCGTGCGGGGCTGGATCGAGGACTGGCACCAGTGCCAGTGGCCGCTCGATCTGGTGACGCGCGACGTGACCGAGGAATGGGCGGTGCTGACCGTCGCGGGGCCGAAGGCGCGCGACGTGGTGCGCGCGGCGGGCTGCACGCTTCCCGCCGCCTCGGCCGATTTCCCGCACCTGTCCGTCGCGGAAACGACGCTGGGCGCCCACCGCGTCCGGGTCCAGAGAGTCAGCTTTACCGGCGAACTCAGCTACGAGATCGCGATCGCCGCTCCGCAGGCCGGAATGCTGGCCGACCGTTTGTGGGAGGCCGGGCAGGCATTCGGCATGGTGCCGTTCGGGCTGGAAGCGCTCGACATCCTGCGCATCGAAAAGGGTTTCATCCACGTCGGCACCGACACCGACGGCGCGACCATCCCGGCCGACATCGGCTGGGGCAAGCCCGGCCAGCGCGACGGCGATTACCTCGGCAAGCGCTCGTTGCTCCATCCTTCGGCCAGCATGGCCGGCCGCCGCCAGCTTGTCGGGCTGGAACCGCTGGAACGACAGGTGCCGCTGCCGGTGGGCGGCCATGTCATCGGCGGTTCACCGCATCCGAGCCAGGGCTTCGTCACCAGCAGCTGCTTCAGTCCCGCGCTGGACCGTGCGATCGCGCTGGGGCTGCTCGCCGACGGACGCGGTCGGTATGGCGAAACGGTGGAGATCTGGTCGGAAGGACGCACTTTCCCGGCTCGCGTGGTGGCCCCACGCTTCCTCGATCCCGAAGGAGTCCGGCTGCATGTCTGA
- a CDS encoding TonB-dependent receptor, with protein MRRSDGRVSGLWWRAGALLGSTALAGTGVAHAQQAADPNQPVDIVVTATKRSERLQDVPLSIQALGNTELDQRQVQSFDDYAKLLPSVSFQSFGPSQSQIYFRGVTSGGDGLHGGSTPASGLYLDEVPLTTIANNVDFHVYDIERVEALSGPQGTLYGASSLSGTLRLITNKPDPSKFSAGYDLDLNKFGKGAVGGTAEAFVNIPLGERVAIRLVGFYEHDGGYIDNTPATRTYTLNDGDPTTNVTINNAKFVKKDFNDVDTWGGRATLKLDLDDDWTVMPGITYQHQVAHGAFLYDPRAGDLQVHDFTPDLNKDSWYQAALTIEGKLSDWDVTYAGGYFERHTSNQTDYSYYTVAYDGGSHQGGFYYTYFPTGDGGFLDPTTYQVLADRYTKMTHELRISSPGKEPLRLTAGLFFERQTDAIEADYIIPGISSIPQDGFFYPKPIPGFGDSTFRTRTNRVDRDYAAFADVAWDIVPNLTLDVGIRGFITKNTQIGFSGFAFNAADPNCVPTTSTDRPCTNINGKFVDSGETHKATLSWKFAPNKMVYATYSTGYRPGGLNRRTGILPYKSDTLDNFEIGWKTSWFDRKLTIGGAVFIEKWNKLQFGLSPVGQAGVTNIYNAGDARVHGIEGNFDWRMGGFQLSGSGTYVDAKLTTDFCQFDAAGNSVCVPGVQPAAARGTRLPIQPRFKGSATARYNFRLGSIDAYVQGSVLHQSNSRTFLTDAEYAAVGPTPAFTTADFAVGGQVGDMTFQIYIQNAFDTRGELSRNTACAPSFCGAYYRVYPVKPQLFGIKFGHHF; from the coding sequence ATGCGGCGTAGCGACGGTCGTGTTTCGGGTTTGTGGTGGCGTGCGGGGGCCTTGCTGGGGTCCACGGCGCTGGCGGGCACCGGGGTCGCGCACGCGCAGCAGGCGGCCGACCCGAACCAGCCGGTCGATATCGTGGTCACGGCCACCAAGCGCAGCGAACGCCTGCAGGACGTGCCGCTCAGCATCCAGGCGCTCGGCAATACCGAGCTGGACCAGCGCCAGGTCCAGAGCTTCGACGATTACGCGAAGCTGCTGCCCAGCGTCAGCTTCCAGTCGTTCGGCCCCAGCCAGAGCCAGATCTACTTTCGCGGTGTGACCAGCGGCGGGGACGGGTTGCACGGTGGCTCCACTCCGGCGAGCGGTCTCTATCTCGACGAAGTGCCGCTCACCACGATCGCCAACAATGTCGATTTCCACGTCTATGACATCGAACGGGTGGAGGCGCTGTCCGGTCCGCAAGGCACGCTTTACGGCGCCAGTTCGCTTTCAGGCACGTTGCGCCTGATTACCAACAAGCCTGATCCGTCAAAGTTTTCAGCTGGTTACGATCTTGATCTCAACAAGTTCGGCAAGGGCGCGGTGGGCGGCACCGCCGAGGCATTCGTCAACATTCCGCTGGGTGAACGCGTCGCGATCCGCCTGGTCGGCTTCTACGAGCACGACGGCGGCTATATCGACAATACGCCGGCGACGCGGACTTATACGCTGAATGACGGCGATCCGACGACCAACGTCACCATCAACAACGCGAAGTTCGTCAAGAAGGACTTCAACGACGTCGACACCTGGGGTGGCCGGGCGACGCTGAAGCTGGATCTGGACGATGACTGGACGGTGATGCCGGGCATTACCTATCAGCATCAGGTCGCGCACGGAGCCTTCCTTTACGATCCCCGTGCCGGTGACCTGCAGGTTCACGATTTCACGCCCGATCTCAACAAGGATAGCTGGTATCAGGCCGCGCTGACCATCGAGGGCAAGCTTTCTGACTGGGACGTGACCTATGCCGGCGGCTATTTCGAACGCCATACCAGCAACCAGACGGACTACAGCTATTACACCGTCGCCTATGACGGCGGCTCGCATCAGGGCGGCTTCTATTACACCTATTTCCCGACCGGCGACGGCGGCTTCCTCGATCCCACGACCTATCAGGTGCTGGCCGACCGCTATACCAAGATGACGCACGAGCTGCGCATTTCCTCTCCCGGCAAGGAGCCGCTGCGCCTCACCGCCGGCCTGTTCTTCGAGCGGCAGACCGACGCTATCGAGGCCGATTATATCATTCCCGGCATCTCAAGCATTCCGCAGGACGGCTTCTTTTACCCCAAGCCGATTCCGGGGTTCGGGGATTCGACGTTCCGGACGCGCACCAACCGCGTGGACCGCGATTATGCCGCCTTCGCCGATGTCGCGTGGGACATCGTGCCCAACCTGACGCTCGACGTGGGCATCCGGGGTTTCATCACCAAGAACACGCAGATCGGCTTTTCGGGCTTTGCCTTCAATGCCGCAGATCCGAATTGCGTGCCGACGACCTCAACCGACCGGCCCTGTACCAACATCAACGGCAAGTTCGTCGATTCCGGAGAGACGCACAAGGCCACGCTTTCGTGGAAGTTCGCGCCGAACAAGATGGTCTATGCCACGTATTCCACGGGCTATCGCCCCGGTGGCCTCAACCGCAGGACCGGTATCCTGCCCTACAAGTCCGATACGCTCGACAACTTCGAGATCGGCTGGAAGACAAGCTGGTTCGATCGCAAGCTGACGATCGGCGGGGCGGTGTTCATCGAGAAGTGGAACAAGCTGCAGTTCGGCCTCAGCCCGGTCGGCCAGGCGGGCGTGACCAATATCTACAACGCCGGTGACGCGCGCGTTCACGGGATCGAGGGCAACTTCGACTGGCGGATGGGCGGATTCCAGCTTTCCGGTTCGGGGACCTATGTCGATGCCAAGCTGACCACGGACTTCTGCCAGTTCGACGCAGCGGGCAACAGCGTGTGCGTGCCGGGCGTTCAGCCAGCGGCGGCGCGGGGCACGCGCCTGCCGATCCAGCCCAGGTTCAAGGGATCGGCCACCGCGCGCTACAACTTCCGGCTGGGTTCCATAGACGCCTACGTCCAGGGTTCGGTGCTGCATCAGAGCAATTCGCGCACGTTCCTGACCGATGCCGAATATGCGGCGGTTGGTCCGACGCCGGCCTTCACCACGGCCGATTTCGCGGTGGGGGGCCAAGTGGGCGACATGACGTTCCAGATCTACATCCAGAACGCGTTCGACACGCGCGGGGAACTGAGTCGGAACACGGCATGCGCGCCGTCGTTCTGCGGAGCCTACTACCGCGTCTATCCGGTGAAGCCGCAACTGTTCGGGATCAAGTTCGGACACCACTTCTGA